The Myxocyprinus asiaticus isolate MX2 ecotype Aquarium Trade chromosome 31, UBuf_Myxa_2, whole genome shotgun sequence genome has a segment encoding these proteins:
- the LOC127421742 gene encoding vacuolar protein sorting-associated protein 26B-like: MSFFGFGQSAEIDIVLNDAETRKKVEHKTEDGKKDKYFLFYDGETVSGKVNVTLKIPGKRLEHYGIKIEFVGQIELYYDRGNHHEFVSLVKDLARPGELSQSQTLDFEFTHVEKPYESYTGQNVKLRYFLRATISRRLNDISKEMDIVVQTLCTYPEMNSSIKMEVGIEDCLHIEFEYNKSKYHLRDVIVGKIYFLLVRIKIKHMEIDIIKRETTGTGPSVYHENDTIAKYEIMDGAPVRGESIPIRLFLAGYELTPTMRDVNKKFSVRYYLNLVLVDEEERRYFKQQEITLWRKGDIVRRSMSQQATIAAQRFEGSNSGNASAAQAKEDKN; encoded by the exons ATGAGCTTTTTCGGCTTCGGACAGAGCGCAGAGATCGACATCGTTTTGAATGACGCCGAGACAAGGAAGAAGGTTGAGCACAAAACTGAAGATGGGAAAAAGGACaaatatttccttttttatgACGGCGAAACTGTAAGTGGAAAAGTTAATGTTACTCTCAAGATTCCTGGAAAAAGACTTGAACACTATGGGATAAAAATCGAGTTTGTCGGGCAGATTG AGCTGTATTACGACAGAGGGAACCACCATGAGTTTGTGTCATTAGTGAAGGACCTTGCACGACCTGGGGAGCTTTCACAGTCTCAGACGTTAGACTTTGAGTTCACCCATGTGGAAAAGCCCTATGAATCTTACACTGGCCAGAATGTGAAACTAAG ATACTTCCTCCGAGCGACAATCAGCAGAAGACTCAATGATATCAGTAAAGAGATGGACATTGTAGTGCAAACTCTGTGCACATACCCAGAGATGAACTCCTCCATCAAGATGGAAGTTGGAATTGAAGATTGTCTGCATATTGAGTTTGAATACAACAAATCCAA ATATCACCTGAGGGATGTAATTGTAGGGAAGATTTACTTCCTTCTTGTGAGGATAAAGATAAAGCACATGGAAATTGATATAATAAAACGGGAAACGACTGGCACAGGACCCAGTGTGTACCACGAAAATGACACCATCGCCAAATATGAGATCATGGATGGAGCGCCAGTGAGAG gtgagtCAATCCCCATCCGTTTATTTCTTGCTGGTTATGAGTTGACCCCCACCATGAGGGACGTCAACAAAAAGTTCTCTGTGCGTTACTACCTGAACCTAGTCCTTGTAGATGAAGAAGAGCGACGATACTTCAAACAGCAG GAGATCACACTCTGGAGGAAAGGAGATATTGTGAGGAGAAGTATGTCCCAGCAGGCCACCATTGCCGCCCAGAGATTTGAGGGATCAAACTCCGGAAATGCATCAGCAGCACAAGCCAAAGAAGACAAAAACTAA
- the thyn1 gene encoding thymocyte nuclear protein 1, protein MPPKKTTRSSARSNKQTDVDVNESEVAAPLQTGKRKRSSAVKTKVEKNDKDETCKASYCHWLMKSEPESRIENGVDMKFGIEDLKALPNQTGCWDGVRNYQARNFMRDMKVGQQSFFYHSNCKEPGIAGLMKIVKEAYVDHTQFDKKDAHYDPSSKPDNPKWSMVDVQFERMAKRFIPLSELKKYHLQHKAKGGPLKDMALFTRARLSVQPLTAEEFDFVLSLENTDPI, encoded by the exons ATGCCACCCAAGAAAACAACACGAAGCAGTGCCAGATCTAATAAACAAA CTGATGTGGACGTGAATGAGTCCGAGGTTGCTGCACCACTTCAAACTGGCAAAAGAAAAAGATCATCAGCAGTTAAAACGAAGGTGGAGAAAAATGACAAAGATGAAACATGCAAAGCATCTTATTGCCACTGGCTGATGAAATCTGAACCTGAGAGTCGGATTGAAAATGGAGTGGACATGAAG TTTGGAATTGAGGACCTGAAAGCCCTTCCCAATCAAACAGGATGTTGGGATGGGGTGAGAAATTATCAG GCACGTAACTTCATGAGAGACATGAAGGTGGGCCAGCAGTCTTTCTTTTACCATAGCAACTGTAAAGAGCCAGGCATCGCTGGTCTCATGAAG ATTGTAAAGGAGGCTTACGTGGACCATACACAGTTTGATAAGAAAGATGCACATTACGACCCCTCCAGCAAACCGGACAACCCTAAATGGAGTATG GTGGATGTTCAGTTTGAAAGGATGGCCAAGCGTTTTATCCCTCTCTCTGAGTTAAAGAAATACCACTTGCAGCACAAGGCTAAGGGTGGTCCACTGAAGGATATGGCACTATTCACCAGGGCTAGACTATCAGTTCAGCCCCTCACTGCAG AGGAATTTGACTTTGTCCTGAGTTTAGAGAATACAGATCCAATATGA